The Alphaproteobacteria bacterium genome includes a window with the following:
- a CDS encoding HD domain-containing protein, which yields MTDRLDSILDFLALVDRFKKVERRALLGDMSRRENSAEHSWHMALVAMVLARETKFTGDLARMLSMVLVHDLVEIYAGDAGAYDVAARAAAAAKEDAAAKKLFGSLPPDLGAEFDGLWREFEAKQTPEAKLANACDRVQGFLQSYLSEGLSWAEIGVTRDQTLERTRPAREAHPKIEELILRIYKRADEGAFWDASGKAVGRGKGVAR from the coding sequence ATGACCGACCGCCTCGACTCTATCCTCGATTTTCTCGCTCTCGTCGACCGTTTCAAGAAGGTCGAACGCCGTGCGTTGCTGGGCGATATGTCCCGGCGCGAGAATTCGGCCGAGCATTCCTGGCATATGGCGTTGGTCGCCATGGTTTTGGCGCGCGAAACCAAGTTCACCGGCGATCTTGCCCGGATGCTGTCGATGGTGCTGGTCCACGATTTGGTCGAGATCTATGCGGGCGACGCCGGAGCTTACGACGTCGCCGCGCGCGCGGCGGCCGCGGCGAAGGAAGACGCGGCCGCCAAAAAGCTGTTCGGATCGCTACCGCCCGATTTGGGCGCCGAGTTCGACGGTTTGTGGCGCGAATTCGAGGCGAAGCAAACGCCCGAGGCGAAGCTCGCCAATGCCTGCGACCGGGTGCAGGGGTTCCTGCAATCCTATTTGTCGGAAGGCCTGTCCTGGGCGGAGATCGGCGTTACCCGCGACCAGACGCTGGAACGCACGCGCCCCGCGCGCGAGGCGCATCCCAAGATCGAAGAGCTGATCTTGCGCATCTACAAGCGCGCCGACGAAGGCGCGTTCTGGGATGCCTCGGGCAAAGCCGTCGGGCGCGGGAAGGGTGTTGCGCGATGA
- a CDS encoding Na+/H+ antiporter → MALLEIVLIMLAVAVALGRFSDVLRLPYPVLLVFAGMGLAFVPGLPDVRLDPELTLALFLPPLLFASAFYTSWRDFRMYIRPILLLAIGLVFATTLGVGLVFKWLVPDVPWAAAFLLGAIVSPPDAVAAAAIMERLKLPRRIVAILEGESLVNDATGLVLYKFALAAVLTGTFSVWEAAATFTIYAAGGTGLGVALGFGAVAVMKRLDETLLQIVASFIIPYVAFLLGEQIHVSGVLAVVAAGLVIGWHVPELASAEARMQSNMVWGAVVFVLNAIVFILIGLELDGILGRLSAYSMTELMTWAGAISVAAIVIRMLWVFPNAYVPHLFEAVRRIEPKPPVAMTLIIGWCGMRGVVSLAAAQAIPHFAAAGEPFPARDLIVFLSFAVIFATLIVQGTTLGPLIRMLKFGGDRNEEAEEETARRKMAHAGLTELEDQAQHDIVALDLAPTLRRIYQARLLEQAPTQDDLDFAQARAQARHVREALLAAERKRLLKLRREREIGDGVLHKLLRELDIEEMRLATNRDF, encoded by the coding sequence TTGGCGTTGCTCGAAATCGTTCTGATCATGCTGGCGGTCGCCGTCGCGTTGGGCCGCTTTTCCGACGTGCTGCGCCTGCCCTACCCGGTGCTGCTGGTCTTCGCCGGCATGGGGCTCGCTTTCGTGCCCGGCCTGCCGGATGTGCGCCTCGACCCCGAACTGACGCTGGCGCTGTTCCTGCCGCCCTTGCTGTTCGCCTCGGCCTTCTACACATCGTGGCGCGATTTCCGCATGTATATAAGGCCGATCCTGCTGCTCGCGATCGGCCTCGTCTTCGCGACGACGCTCGGCGTCGGGCTCGTGTTCAAATGGCTGGTGCCGGACGTGCCCTGGGCGGCGGCGTTCCTGCTCGGCGCCATCGTCTCGCCGCCCGATGCGGTCGCGGCCGCCGCGATCATGGAGCGGTTGAAACTGCCAAGGCGCATCGTCGCGATCCTGGAGGGCGAAAGCCTCGTCAACGACGCGACCGGCCTTGTGCTCTACAAATTCGCGCTCGCCGCCGTGTTGACCGGCACGTTCTCGGTCTGGGAAGCGGCGGCGACGTTCACGATCTACGCCGCCGGCGGGACGGGACTGGGCGTCGCGTTGGGATTCGGCGCCGTCGCGGTGATGAAACGGCTCGACGAAACGCTGTTGCAGATCGTCGCCTCGTTCATCATTCCCTATGTCGCCTTCCTGCTGGGCGAGCAGATCCATGTCTCGGGCGTTCTCGCGGTCGTCGCCGCCGGCCTGGTGATCGGCTGGCACGTGCCCGAACTCGCCAGCGCCGAAGCGCGCATGCAAAGCAACATGGTGTGGGGCGCGGTCGTGTTCGTGCTCAACGCCATCGTGTTCATCCTGATCGGATTGGAGCTCGACGGCATTCTCGGCCGCTTGAGCGCCTATTCCATGACCGAGCTGATGACCTGGGCAGGCGCGATCTCGGTCGCCGCGATCGTCATCCGGATGCTTTGGGTCTTCCCCAACGCCTATGTCCCGCATCTGTTCGAAGCGGTGCGCCGTATCGAGCCCAAGCCGCCGGTCGCGATGACGCTCATCATCGGCTGGTGCGGCATGCGCGGCGTGGTCAGCCTCGCGGCCGCGCAAGCGATCCCGCATTTCGCGGCGGCGGGCGAGCCGTTCCCGGCGCGCGACCTGATCGTGTTCCTCTCCTTCGCGGTGATCTTCGCCACGCTGATCGTGCAAGGCACGACGCTGGGGCCCCTGATCCGCATGCTCAAATTCGGCGGCGACCGCAACGAGGAAGCCGAAGAAGAAACCGCGCGACGCAAAATGGCGCATGCGGGTTTGACCGAGCTCGAAGATCAAGCGCAGCACGATATTGTGGCACTGGATTTGGCGCCGACGCTGCGGCGCATCTATCAGGCGCGCTTGCTGGAACAGGCGCCGACGCAGGACGATTTGGATTTCGCGCAAGCCCGCGCCCAGGCGCGCCATGTGCGCGAGGCGCTGCTGGCGGCCGAACGCAAACGTCTGTTGAAGCTGCGCCGCGAGCGCGAAATCGGCGACGGCGTGCTGCACAAGCTGCTGCGCGAACTCGATATCGAGGAAATGCGCCTCGCGACCAACCGCGATTTCTGA